The Dehalococcoidia bacterium genome has a window encoding:
- a CDS encoding PQQ-dependent sugar dehydrogenase has translation MRWPVALLLSLAVAVACGGEAARPDDGASPPPSPAGGLSSPVVTPTPRPVAGPPVLETVVEGARFPVALAPSPDGRLFYAELETGQVRVVRDGRLLPEPFAAFRVARPPGYSEHGLLGIALHPDFPRQPYVYVFYTVPDAQGRPQQQRVVRLRAEGDRGVEPLTIVDGLPAGPTCCHNGGRLAFGPDGMLYVSLGDAQAAALAQDPQLPNGKVLRLAPDGSLPPDNPFPGSPAYALGFRNIFGLAFHPGTGELFLTDNGPSGRDELNIVRRGANYGWPIVMGRAGDGRFVDPIWESGSRSTAPTGLAVYWADALPFRGDLFFCTYLGRRLLRVPARQLEEVRAGARETVEPQDAGYPCQLDVKQAPDGSLYFSDTENIYRLRPGP, from the coding sequence ATGCGCTGGCCCGTCGCTCTGCTGCTCTCGCTGGCCGTGGCTGTCGCCTGCGGCGGGGAGGCAGCCCGTCCCGATGATGGCGCCTCGCCCCCGCCCAGCCCTGCCGGGGGCCTGAGCTCCCCCGTCGTCACTCCCACGCCGCGTCCCGTGGCGGGCCCGCCCGTGCTGGAGACGGTGGTCGAGGGCGCGCGGTTCCCGGTGGCCCTGGCGCCGAGCCCCGACGGCCGCCTCTTCTATGCCGAGCTGGAGACGGGCCAGGTGCGGGTGGTGCGGGACGGCCGCCTGCTGCCGGAGCCATTCGCTGCCTTCCGGGTGGCCCGTCCGCCCGGCTACTCGGAGCACGGGCTGCTGGGCATCGCCCTCCACCCTGACTTCCCCCGCCAGCCCTACGTCTACGTGTTCTACACCGTCCCCGATGCGCAGGGGCGTCCCCAGCAGCAGCGGGTGGTGCGGCTGCGGGCCGAGGGAGACCGGGGGGTGGAGCCGCTGACCATAGTGGACGGTCTGCCGGCGGGCCCCACCTGCTGTCACAATGGTGGCCGGCTGGCCTTCGGCCCCGATGGCATGCTGTATGTGTCGCTGGGGGACGCCCAGGCCGCCGCCCTGGCCCAGGACCCCCAGCTCCCCAACGGCAAGGTGCTGCGCCTGGCTCCCGACGGCTCTCTGCCGCCCGACAATCCCTTCCCCGGCTCGCCTGCCTATGCCCTGGGCTTCCGCAACATATTCGGACTGGCCTTCCATCCGGGGACGGGCGAGCTGTTCCTGACGGACAACGGCCCCAGCGGGCGCGACGAGCTGAACATCGTGCGGCGGGGCGCCAACTACGGCTGGCCCATCGTCATGGGGCGCGCCGGGGACGGTCGCTTCGTAGACCCCATCTGGGAATCGGGGAGCAGGAGCACCGCCCCCACAGGGCTGGCCGTCTACTGGGCCGATGCCCTACCCTTCCGCGGCGACCTCTTCTTCTGCACCTATCTGGGCCGGAGGCTTCTGCGGGTGCCTGCCCGCCAGCTGGAGGAGGTGCGGGCAGGCGCGCGGGAGACGGTCGAGCCCCAGGACGCGGGCTACCCCTGCCAGCTAGACGTGAAGCAGGCGCCCGACGGCTCCCTCTACTTCAGCGACACGGAGAACATCTACCGTCTGCGCCCGGGCCCCTAG
- a CDS encoding long-chain fatty acid--CoA ligase gives MNTAEFLTIAASMVPDRVGIICQGQEETFAQLQERTLRLANALQALGVQKGEKVAVLSLNSIPYVETYYACAKLGLTFVPLNYRAKREELVYMLTNSQASVLFVGERYLELANSLRPEVPGLRHVICYDARPEGIPYYEDVLAQHQPEEVFVDVDDSEPAILMYTSGTTALPKGVVLTHLALSVYVTNTVSPADPTAEEWEVQLVSVPFFHIAGATTMLAAVWGGRTLVVLPQFDPTAWLEAVQRYRVTHSFLVPTMVKRVIEHPDFDKYDLSSLRLLAYGAAPMPYEVLIKAIERFKKWPNVGFMNAYGQTESTSTLTFLGPEDHRIPDEPGPEREKALRRLRSVGRPMPDVVVAIMDPQGNLLPPGHEGEIVVQGPRVMAGYWQREQETAEAFKDGWLHTGDVGFMDEDGYVYITGRTKDLIIRGGENIAPGEIEAVLEQHPKVAEAAVIGVPDEEWGEEVKAIIVPKDPNDLPTPEELTAYVKGRLASYKAPKYYAFVSDLPRNYLGKVLKTELRKRLGEPKNELSLAAVAPE, from the coding sequence ATGAACACGGCTGAGTTCTTGACCATCGCTGCCTCCATGGTGCCCGACCGGGTGGGCATCATCTGCCAGGGACAGGAGGAGACCTTCGCCCAGTTGCAGGAGCGGACGCTGCGGCTGGCCAATGCCCTGCAGGCCCTGGGAGTCCAGAAGGGGGAGAAGGTGGCCGTCCTCTCCCTCAACTCCATCCCTTATGTGGAGACCTACTACGCCTGCGCGAAGCTCGGCCTCACCTTCGTGCCCCTGAATTACCGGGCCAAGCGGGAGGAGCTGGTCTACATGCTCACCAACTCGCAGGCCTCGGTCCTCTTCGTGGGGGAGCGGTACCTGGAGCTGGCCAACTCCCTGAGGCCGGAGGTGCCGGGCCTACGCCATGTCATCTGCTATGACGCCAGGCCCGAGGGCATCCCCTATTACGAGGACGTCCTCGCCCAGCACCAGCCAGAAGAGGTCTTCGTGGACGTGGACGACTCGGAGCCTGCCATCCTCATGTACACCAGCGGCACCACCGCCCTGCCCAAGGGGGTGGTGCTGACCCACCTGGCCCTCTCGGTCTACGTGACCAACACCGTCTCCCCCGCCGACCCGACGGCGGAGGAGTGGGAGGTGCAGCTGGTCTCGGTGCCCTTCTTCCACATCGCCGGAGCTACCACCATGCTGGCGGCGGTCTGGGGAGGGCGCACACTGGTGGTGTTGCCCCAGTTCGACCCCACCGCCTGGCTGGAGGCGGTCCAGCGCTATCGCGTCACCCACAGCTTCCTGGTGCCCACCATGGTCAAGCGGGTCATCGAGCACCCCGACTTCGACAAGTACGACCTCAGCTCCCTGCGGCTGCTGGCCTACGGCGCCGCCCCCATGCCCTACGAGGTGCTGATCAAGGCCATCGAACGCTTCAAGAAGTGGCCCAACGTGGGCTTCATGAACGCCTACGGGCAGACGGAGAGCACTTCCACCCTCACCTTCCTGGGGCCGGAGGACCACCGCATCCCCGACGAGCCGGGCCCCGAGCGGGAGAAGGCCTTGCGTCGTCTTCGTTCCGTCGGCCGCCCCATGCCGGATGTCGTGGTGGCCATCATGGACCCCCAGGGCAACCTGCTACCCCCCGGCCACGAGGGCGAGATCGTCGTCCAGGGGCCGCGGGTCATGGCCGGCTACTGGCAGCGGGAGCAGGAAACGGCCGAGGCCTTCAAGGACGGCTGGCTCCACACGGGCGATGTGGGCTTCATGGACGAGGACGGTTACGTCTACATCACCGGCCGAACCAAGGACCTCATCATCCGTGGCGGCGAGAACATCGCCCCCGGCGAGATAGAGGCGGTGCTGGAGCAGCACCCCAAGGTGGCCGAGGCGGCCGTAATTGGCGTCCCCGACGAGGAGTGGGGCGAGGAAGTGAAGGCCATCATCGTCCCCAAGGACCCCAACGACCTGCCCACTCCCGAAGAGCTGACGGCCTATGTCAAGGGGCGTCTGGCCAGCTACAAGGCCCCCAAGTACTACGCCTTCGTCAGCGACCTGCCCCGCAACTACTTGGGCAAGGTCCTGAAGACGGAGCTGCGCAAGCGCCTGGGGGAGCCCAAGAACGAGCTGTCCCTGGCAGCTGTGGCCCCCGAGTAG
- a CDS encoding YHS domain-containing protein yields MVRDPVCGMEIDHPAHAAASVTYAGHIFYFCAQGCKDAFEKEPGRYLWKAFGQA; encoded by the coding sequence ATGGTCAGGGACCCCGTGTGCGGCATGGAGATAGACCACCCCGCCCATGCCGCTGCCAGCGTTACCTACGCCGGGCACATCTTCTACTTCTGCGCCCAGGGTTGCAAGGACGCCTTCGAGAAGGAGCCGGGGCGGTATCTCTGGAAGGCCTTCGGCCAGGCCTAG
- a CDS encoding GNAT family N-acetyltransferase: protein MALELREATPEELPEVALVTAIAFDADRSPDGLLGQGVYELFTPLVCREDGRLVACLSVGTMAAFYEGAPVPLGAVSMVSCLPEERRRGLVGRLLAYSLQYMRERGLCLSGLFTPHPSLYRRYGWGVAHAYLLCSVDPKAVDVRWLPRPQGRPRRVDPESWPLVDELHREWASRRNGPLLRSEGWWRRAVFGGLYWPRRLPRDCAVWQRPDGTYGGFMVYEAGVRRGVREQENYCHVFQLAALDGDAYAGLLRHALSFDLAREVTMVLDLHDPLPAALDEAQRIQATRHLGMMLRLVDVAEALSRRPIAAPDGTRLLLGIEDAHAPWNRGVWLLEAEGGRLRLHPSREAPQVSADVGNLAPIYSGLVSPLEAARTGLLQVHDPTAVESAQRLLGATLPVSCPESF from the coding sequence ATGGCCCTAGAGCTGCGCGAGGCCACCCCCGAAGAGTTGCCCGAGGTGGCGCTGGTAACTGCCATCGCCTTCGATGCCGACCGCAGCCCCGATGGCCTTCTGGGCCAGGGCGTGTACGAGCTGTTCACTCCCCTGGTCTGCCGCGAGGACGGACGGCTGGTAGCCTGCCTGTCGGTTGGGACCATGGCCGCCTTCTACGAGGGCGCCCCGGTGCCCCTGGGGGCGGTGTCCATGGTCTCTTGCCTGCCGGAGGAGCGGCGGCGAGGCCTGGTGGGCCGCCTGCTGGCCTACTCGCTGCAGTACATGCGCGAACGGGGCCTCTGCCTCTCGGGCCTGTTCACTCCCCACCCGTCCCTGTACCGCCGCTACGGCTGGGGGGTGGCCCATGCCTATCTGCTCTGCAGCGTGGACCCCAAGGCCGTGGACGTCCGCTGGCTACCTCGCCCCCAGGGCCGCCCCCGTCGTGTGGACCCCGAGTCTTGGCCCCTGGTGGACGAGTTGCACCGGGAGTGGGCATCCCGCCGCAACGGCCCCCTGCTGCGCAGCGAGGGCTGGTGGCGGCGGGCCGTCTTCGGCGGCCTTTACTGGCCCCGTCGCCTGCCTCGCGACTGCGCCGTTTGGCAGCGGCCCGACGGGACGTACGGCGGCTTCATGGTCTACGAAGCCGGGGTGCGCCGCGGCGTACGGGAACAGGAGAACTACTGCCATGTCTTCCAGCTTGCCGCCCTGGACGGGGACGCCTATGCCGGCCTCCTGCGCCATGCCCTGTCCTTCGACCTGGCGCGGGAGGTGACTATGGTCCTGGACCTGCACGATCCCCTGCCGGCGGCCCTCGACGAGGCGCAGCGGATTCAGGCCACCCGCCACCTGGGGATGATGCTGCGGCTGGTGGACGTGGCCGAGGCCCTCTCTCGCCGCCCCATCGCCGCTCCCGATGGCACCCGCCTGCTGCTGGGCATCGAGGACGCGCATGCCCCCTGGAACCGGGGCGTGTGGCTGCTGGAGGCCGAGGGCGGCAGGCTGCGATTGCACCCCTCCCGGGAAGCGCCCCAGGTCTCGGCCGACGTCGGCAATCTGGCCCCCATCTACAGCGGCCTGGTGTCGCCGCTGGAGGCAGCTCGCACAGGGCTGCTGCAGGTGCACGACCCGACGGCAGTGGAGTCGGCCCAGCGACTGCTGGGAGCTACCCTGCCCGTCTCCTGCCCCGAGAGCTTCTAG
- a CDS encoding enoyl-CoA hydratase/isomerase family protein: protein MDGFQTIIYEKEGGLAWVTLNRPDVLNAINLQMRDELWEVVHAALYDPEVGAVIFRGAGERAFCAGADISEFGTAPSYVEARRARQQRDLWGVLEEYPKPLLAAIHGYALGAGIELPLFCDIRIASEDARLGLPEVNLGYIPSAGGTQTMPRTVPRGVALHMILTGDPIDAWEALRWGLVHRVVPRAQLYAEAEALARRLLERPPQALGLAKRALRRGLDLPLEEALRQDGRLARRLQMDARVRRSLAGEG from the coding sequence GTGGACGGCTTCCAGACCATCATCTATGAGAAGGAGGGGGGCCTGGCCTGGGTCACCCTCAACCGGCCCGACGTCCTGAACGCCATCAACCTCCAGATGCGGGACGAGCTGTGGGAGGTCGTCCACGCCGCCCTTTACGACCCGGAGGTGGGGGCAGTCATCTTCCGCGGCGCCGGCGAGCGGGCCTTCTGCGCTGGCGCCGACATCTCCGAGTTCGGGACCGCCCCTTCCTACGTGGAGGCCCGTCGCGCCCGCCAGCAGAGGGACCTGTGGGGCGTCCTGGAGGAGTACCCCAAGCCCCTTCTGGCAGCCATCCACGGCTACGCCCTGGGTGCGGGCATCGAGCTGCCCCTCTTCTGCGACATCCGTATCGCCTCCGAGGACGCCCGCCTGGGGCTGCCGGAGGTGAACCTGGGATACATCCCGTCGGCCGGCGGCACCCAGACCATGCCCCGCACCGTGCCCAGGGGGGTGGCCCTGCACATGATTTTGACCGGCGACCCCATCGACGCCTGGGAGGCGCTACGTTGGGGGCTGGTGCACCGGGTAGTGCCCCGCGCCCAGCTTTACGCCGAGGCCGAGGCGCTGGCCCGCCGCCTGCTGGAGCGGCCGCCGCAGGCCCTGGGCCTGGCCAAGAGGGCCCTGCGGCGCGGCCTGGACCTGCCCCTGGAGGAGGCCCTCCGTCAGGACGGCCGATTGGCCCGTCGCCTGCAGATGGACGCCCGCGTGCGGCGGTCGCTTGCCGGGGAGGGCTAG
- a CDS encoding ubiquinone/menaquinone biosynthesis methyltransferase: MGREEQLASADERARSVRAMFQRIVPRYDLLNRLMTLGLDLRWRARAAALARPQGALVLDVGTGTGDLALAFLRQGARAVVGVDFAPAMLLRARAKAGERWPLALAIADALHLPFADDAFDCVASAFVLRNLADLPSGLAEMARVLRPGGLFLSLELVRPEGGLLQAPLRFYLQRLVPLLGGAVSGDLAAYRYLPNSARGFLTRGELSTALERAGLRLEGEWPLGGGTVALHLARKPSLSRPGSFG, from the coding sequence ATGGGGCGGGAGGAGCAGTTGGCCTCTGCAGACGAGCGGGCGCGGTCGGTGCGGGCCATGTTCCAGCGCATCGTCCCGCGCTACGACCTCCTCAACCGCCTCATGACCCTGGGGCTGGACCTGCGCTGGCGGGCCCGGGCCGCAGCCCTGGCCCGTCCCCAGGGGGCGCTGGTGCTGGACGTGGGCACCGGCACCGGCGACCTGGCCCTCGCCTTCCTGCGCCAGGGCGCCCGCGCCGTGGTGGGGGTGGACTTCGCCCCGGCCATGCTGCTGCGGGCGCGGGCCAAGGCGGGGGAACGCTGGCCGTTGGCCCTGGCCATCGCCGATGCCCTACACCTGCCCTTCGCCGACGACGCCTTCGACTGCGTGGCCAGCGCCTTCGTCCTGCGCAACCTGGCCGACCTGCCGTCCGGCCTGGCCGAGATGGCCCGCGTCCTCAGACCGGGCGGCCTCTTCCTCTCCCTGGAGCTGGTCCGCCCCGAGGGCGGCCTCCTGCAGGCGCCCCTGCGCTTCTACCTGCAGCGGCTGGTGCCGCTGCTGGGCGGCGCCGTCAGCGGCGACCTGGCCGCCTACCGCTACCTGCCCAACTCCGCTCGGGGCTTCCTGACACGGGGAGAGCTGTCGACGGCCCTGGAACGGGCGGGGCTGCGGTTGGAGGGCGAATGGCCCCTGGGCGGTGGGACGGTGGCCTTGCACCTGGCCCGCAAGCCTTCCTTGAGCAGGCCTGGCAGCTTCGGCTAA
- a CDS encoding SHOCT domain-containing protein — MHEGWGWWMLFGWLWFALFWGGIIALVVWAVDRLTRRPRPADDANARALALAKERLARGEITKEEYEEIRRLILT; from the coding sequence ATGCACGAAGGCTGGGGCTGGTGGATGCTCTTCGGCTGGCTGTGGTTCGCACTGTTCTGGGGCGGCATCATCGCCCTCGTCGTCTGGGCGGTGGACCGCCTGACGCGACGGCCTCGTCCGGCCGACGACGCCAATGCCCGTGCCCTGGCCCTGGCCAAGGAGCGGCTGGCCAGAGGCGAGATCACCAAGGAAGAGTACGAGGAGATCCGCCGGCTCATTCTGACCTGA
- a CDS encoding enoyl-CoA hydratase/isomerase family protein, giving the protein MQTLRLELRGPIAYLTLARPERGNPVDPLLLAELADACEAIEPDQGVRVVLLSAGDAPHFSRGWDWPSLAADEGLDWGGLSRAFEPLAQLPRPVVCAIGGECISAGLELALACDVRICSDDARFALPETGLGLIPLAGGIQRLARTVGRAWATYMVLTGQEIGAQEALALGLVSRVVPRARLLEEADAICQRIAQRGPLAVRYAKEAVQRGCEMPLEQALRYETDLTIILQTTQDRAEGVRAFLEKRPPRFTGT; this is encoded by the coding sequence TTGCAGACCCTTCGCCTGGAGCTGCGAGGCCCCATCGCCTACCTGACCCTCGCCCGGCCGGAGCGGGGCAATCCCGTCGACCCCCTGCTGCTGGCCGAGCTGGCCGACGCCTGCGAGGCCATCGAGCCGGATCAGGGGGTGCGTGTCGTGCTCCTCTCGGCCGGCGACGCCCCCCACTTCAGCCGTGGCTGGGACTGGCCCTCCCTCGCGGCCGACGAAGGGCTGGACTGGGGCGGCCTCAGCCGCGCCTTCGAGCCGCTGGCCCAGCTGCCGCGCCCGGTGGTCTGCGCCATCGGCGGCGAGTGCATCAGCGCTGGCCTGGAGCTAGCCCTGGCCTGCGACGTGCGCATCTGCTCCGATGACGCCCGCTTCGCCCTGCCCGAGACGGGCCTGGGCCTCATACCTCTGGCCGGCGGCATCCAGCGGCTGGCGCGGACCGTGGGTCGCGCCTGGGCCACCTACATGGTCCTCACCGGCCAGGAGATAGGCGCCCAGGAGGCTCTCGCCCTGGGGCTGGTGAGCCGGGTGGTGCCCAGGGCGCGCCTGCTGGAGGAGGCCGACGCCATCTGTCAGCGCATCGCCCAGCGGGGGCCTCTGGCCGTGCGCTACGCCAAGGAGGCCGTCCAGCGCGGCTGCGAGATGCCCCTAGAGCAGGCCCTGCGCTACGAGACGGACCTGACCATCATCCTCCAGACCACCCAGGACCGGGCCGAGGGGGTGAGGGCCTTCCTGGAGAAGAGGCCGCCCCGGTTCACCGGCACATGA
- a CDS encoding S24/S26 family peptidase, whose translation MSLGRLAVFLVTAATLAATWLVLPPPVGLGLRLVAVQGSSMVPTLQPGDLVVVMPSESYLPGQVVAYRSDMLGGVVLLHRIQGYDAGGRLITRGDANGFDDSDRPRPQQVMGVMKMRLPLVGKYLQAVPQPPVAASIAGGAIAAAVAMGSGRKRRQLVMRPGPVLGGLAAGALALAAGVALVVAQQVLPPTAEVNRPVAYQHQGQWEYSAPSLAPIYDSGAQARTGDPLFWRLSRPLQVSFTYRPPPELEGANGTLLLYARLGDYLPTGWRRTLPVAGPVAVQGGEATVEGVLDLALVQQTWREVMAAIGQENPTPVRLELVAAVTLNGSVLGEPFRDEATFSLPFRLDQIGAALEPPQSGSPAQLLSPVVDKTAVVRTVEERRLELGPIDPTLEQARNVGLYAIWGGGALLVLTAVLCLLAVRSPAGLASLMGAQVVRVARLPEDVREAAVVTGVGDIVQAAKITGSPVLADPEGALMVVSSSGSYLLPVPAGNGRRLPWNGRRGRGP comes from the coding sequence ATGTCGCTGGGCAGGCTGGCGGTCTTCCTCGTCACGGCGGCTACCTTGGCCGCCACCTGGCTGGTGTTGCCGCCGCCGGTGGGCCTGGGGCTCCGCCTGGTGGCCGTCCAGGGGTCGTCCATGGTGCCCACCCTGCAGCCGGGCGACCTGGTGGTGGTGATGCCCAGCGAATCCTATCTGCCCGGCCAGGTAGTGGCCTACCGGTCGGACATGCTGGGCGGTGTCGTGCTGTTGCACCGCATCCAGGGCTACGACGCGGGGGGCAGGCTCATCACCCGTGGGGACGCCAATGGGTTCGATGACAGCGACCGGCCCCGTCCGCAGCAGGTGATGGGCGTCATGAAGATGCGGCTGCCCCTGGTGGGCAAGTACCTGCAGGCGGTGCCCCAGCCGCCCGTTGCCGCCTCCATCGCCGGCGGGGCCATCGCCGCCGCCGTGGCCATGGGCAGCGGGCGGAAGCGGCGGCAGCTGGTGATGCGTCCCGGGCCGGTGCTGGGTGGACTGGCAGCGGGCGCCCTCGCCCTGGCGGCCGGCGTCGCCCTGGTGGTGGCCCAGCAGGTGCTGCCGCCCACGGCCGAGGTCAACCGGCCTGTCGCCTACCAGCACCAGGGGCAGTGGGAATACAGCGCCCCCTCCCTCGCCCCCATCTACGATTCCGGCGCTCAGGCCCGCACCGGCGATCCCCTGTTCTGGCGTCTGAGTCGGCCTCTCCAGGTCTCCTTCACCTACCGCCCGCCGCCGGAGCTGGAGGGGGCCAACGGCACCCTCCTCCTTTACGCCCGCTTGGGCGACTACCTGCCCACCGGCTGGCGCCGCACCCTGCCCGTGGCCGGGCCGGTGGCCGTGCAGGGGGGCGAGGCCACGGTGGAGGGCGTCCTCGACCTGGCCCTCGTCCAGCAGACCTGGCGCGAGGTGATGGCGGCCATCGGCCAGGAGAACCCCACCCCTGTGCGGCTGGAGCTGGTGGCGGCGGTGACGCTGAACGGCAGCGTGTTGGGCGAGCCCTTCCGTGACGAGGCCACCTTCTCCCTTCCCTTCCGCCTCGACCAGATCGGGGCTGCCTTGGAGCCGCCCCAGAGCGGCTCGCCGGCCCAGTTGCTCTCGCCCGTGGTGGACAAGACGGCTGTGGTGCGGACGGTGGAGGAGCGCCGACTGGAGCTGGGGCCCATCGACCCCACCCTGGAGCAGGCGAGGAATGTGGGCCTTTACGCCATCTGGGGCGGCGGTGCGCTCCTGGTCCTGACCGCCGTCCTCTGCCTCCTGGCCGTCCGCTCGCCGGCGGGCCTGGCCTCCCTCATGGGCGCCCAGGTGGTGCGGGTGGCCCGCCTGCCCGAGGACGTCCGCGAGGCGGCGGTGGTCACCGGCGTGGGCGACATCGTTCAGGCGGCCAAGATCACCGGGAGCCCTGTCCTGGCCGACCCCGAGGGGGCCCTGATGGTGGTCTCTTCCAGCGGCTCTTACCTGCTGCCGGTGCCGGCCGGCAACGGGCGGCGGCTCCCCTGGAACGGCCGCAGGGGGCGCGGGCCATGA
- a CDS encoding heavy metal translocating P-type ATPase produces the protein MAEATTERQGQTRKIVVPVQGMTCAACVARVERAIKRLPGVVDARVNLASARAGLELAADGPTLAEIARAVEDAGYQVPHATATFRLRPARGAPPLEDLAPSLLALEGVVQAQADTASGTLTVHYLPEALSAARIRGHLEALGFRVEGGPEAEDALERERAARRAEIRRQLLNLLVAWPLGLLVMLGTFRDYWLLPHVVPEVMGHKLFLFALTTPIVLGPARQFFVNSLRGLLHGVTDMNLLYATGIGAAYLIAVVNTFWPEAGFGGERATFYEAAALLTAFVVLGRFLEAQIRGRASDAIRRLLQLQPRRARIVRDGVEMEVPADEVAVGDICLVRPGEAVPVDGVVVEGHSAVDESLVTGESLPVEKGPGDTVIGGSVNRSGSLRVRATRVGRDTMLAQIVRLVEEAQASRAPIQRLADWVAGHFILGVHLLALGVFAFWFFAGYERWFSPDTRLLMSPYTLAEMGAFGFALLMSVAVLVISCPCAVGLATPAAIMAGSGIAARHGVLFKGAEAMEALAQVQAVVLDKTGTLTRGRPSVTDVVPAPGRTREEVLALAAAAERDSEHPLAEAVLAAAQDAGLQVPRPLAFQALPGLGVEARVDGATVLLGNRLLMSQRGVPLDGLLPEAERLEAEGKTAVFLAVDGLPAGLLAVADTLKESAPQAVAALKSLGLEVAMLTGDNRRTAEAIARRLGIERVLAEVLPQDKAAAVRELQQQGLRVAMVGDGINDAPALAQADVGIAMGAGTDIAKEAGHVLLVRDDPMDVAVAVETARFTMRKVKQNLAWAFGYNVLALPIAAGVLYPLTYQVVSPELAALLMALSSLSVSLNSAAMNGWRPPARREAAA, from the coding sequence ATGGCCGAGGCGACCACCGAGAGGCAAGGGCAGACCCGGAAGATAGTCGTCCCCGTGCAGGGAATGACCTGCGCCGCCTGTGTCGCCCGTGTGGAGAGGGCCATCAAGCGCCTGCCCGGCGTAGTGGACGCCCGCGTCAATCTGGCCTCGGCCCGTGCCGGCCTGGAGCTGGCAGCCGATGGCCCCACCCTGGCCGAAATCGCTCGCGCCGTGGAGGACGCGGGCTATCAGGTGCCCCACGCCACGGCCACCTTTCGCCTGCGGCCCGCCCGCGGGGCGCCCCCCTTGGAGGACCTGGCCCCGTCCCTGCTGGCCCTGGAGGGCGTAGTCCAGGCCCAGGCGGACACCGCCTCCGGCACCCTGACCGTCCACTACCTGCCCGAGGCCCTTTCGGCCGCCCGCATCCGCGGACACCTGGAGGCCCTGGGCTTCCGAGTGGAGGGAGGCCCAGAGGCTGAGGACGCCCTGGAGCGGGAGCGGGCCGCCCGTCGCGCCGAGATCAGGCGCCAGCTCCTCAACCTGCTCGTCGCCTGGCCCCTGGGCCTGCTGGTGATGCTGGGCACCTTCCGGGACTACTGGCTGCTGCCCCACGTGGTCCCCGAGGTCATGGGGCACAAGCTCTTCCTGTTCGCCCTGACCACGCCCATCGTGCTGGGGCCGGCGCGCCAGTTCTTCGTCAACAGCCTGCGGGGACTGCTGCACGGCGTCACCGACATGAACCTCCTCTACGCGACCGGCATCGGCGCCGCCTACCTCATCGCCGTGGTGAACACCTTCTGGCCCGAGGCCGGCTTCGGCGGCGAGCGGGCCACCTTCTACGAGGCAGCCGCCCTGCTCACGGCCTTCGTAGTCCTGGGGCGCTTCCTCGAGGCCCAGATCCGTGGACGCGCCTCGGATGCCATCCGCCGCCTGCTGCAGCTCCAGCCTCGACGGGCCCGCATCGTCCGCGACGGAGTGGAGATGGAGGTGCCTGCCGACGAGGTGGCGGTGGGCGACATCTGCCTGGTGCGGCCTGGAGAGGCGGTGCCGGTGGACGGTGTGGTCGTGGAAGGACACTCGGCAGTGGACGAGTCCCTGGTAACGGGGGAATCGCTGCCGGTGGAGAAGGGCCCTGGCGACACCGTCATCGGTGGCAGCGTCAACCGCAGCGGTTCGCTTCGGGTCCGGGCCACCCGAGTGGGCAGGGACACGATGCTGGCCCAGATCGTGCGCCTGGTGGAGGAGGCCCAGGCCAGCCGAGCGCCCATCCAGCGCCTGGCCGACTGGGTGGCAGGGCACTTCATTCTCGGCGTACACCTGCTCGCCCTGGGCGTCTTCGCCTTCTGGTTCTTCGCCGGCTACGAGCGCTGGTTCAGCCCCGACACGCGCCTGCTCATGAGCCCTTACACCCTGGCCGAAATGGGCGCCTTCGGCTTCGCCCTCCTCATGTCGGTGGCGGTGCTGGTCATCTCCTGCCCCTGCGCCGTGGGCCTGGCCACGCCGGCGGCCATCATGGCCGGCTCGGGCATCGCCGCCCGCCACGGCGTCCTCTTCAAGGGGGCCGAGGCCATGGAGGCCCTGGCCCAGGTACAGGCCGTGGTCCTGGACAAGACGGGCACCCTCACCCGCGGCCGCCCCTCGGTGACGGACGTGGTGCCCGCCCCCGGCCGCACCCGCGAGGAGGTGCTCGCCCTGGCCGCCGCCGCCGAGCGCGACTCTGAGCACCCCCTGGCCGAAGCGGTGCTGGCTGCCGCTCAGGATGCAGGGCTGCAGGTGCCGCGGCCTCTCGCGTTCCAGGCCCTGCCCGGTCTGGGGGTGGAGGCGAGGGTGGACGGGGCAACGGTGCTGCTGGGCAACCGCCTCCTGATGTCCCAGCGCGGCGTGCCCCTGGACGGTCTCCTGCCCGAGGCGGAGCGCCTGGAGGCCGAGGGCAAGACGGCCGTCTTTCTGGCGGTGGACGGCCTGCCTGCGGGGTTGCTGGCGGTGGCCGATACCCTGAAGGAGAGCGCCCCTCAGGCGGTGGCCGCCCTCAAGTCCCTGGGACTGGAGGTGGCCATGCTCACCGGCGACAACCGCCGCACCGCCGAGGCCATAGCCCGACGGCTGGGCATCGAGCGGGTGCTGGCCGAGGTGCTGCCCCAGGACAAGGCCGCCGCCGTGCGGGAGTTGCAGCAGCAGGGGCTGCGGGTGGCGATGGTGGGCGACGGCATAAACGACGCTCCCGCTCTGGCCCAGGCCGACGTGGGCATCGCCATGGGCGCCGGCACCGACATCGCCAAGGAGGCCGGCCACGTCCTCCTGGTGCGCGACGACCCCATGGACGTGGCCGTCGCCGTGGAGACGGCCCGCTTCACCATGCGCAAGGTGAAGCAGAACCTGGCCTGGGCCTTCGGCTACAATGTCCTGGCCCTGCCCATCGCCGCCGGCGTCCTGTATCCCCTCACCTACCAGGTGGTGAGCCCGGAGCTGGCCGCCCTGCTCATGGCCCTCAGCTCCCTCTCGGTGAGCCTCAACTCGGCAGCCATGAACGGCTGGCGGCCGCCGGCCAGGCGGGAGGCCGCGGCATGA